One stretch of Thermomicrobiales bacterium DNA includes these proteins:
- a CDS encoding NAD(+)/NADH kinase gives MTKSTSPRPKSLGLVAALSKPEAHQLAADIRERLKSLGIAVVPEEELSPNAAKQVDAILVLGGDGLMMRAAKAYPNTPLLGINFGKVGFLAKVERSEWESALDALVSGSYTVEESSTLNATIQGAHGVEDQGWAINDVVIRSGVRMIDIELYVDGYYVNTFPGDGIIVATSRGSTAYCMAAGGPILTAGVKGFAIVPISCHSPIRTPMVVAESAKIDLLFKSRYDASIILDGRVTGELAPDDVVRVRCGENLCRLISVGEADFYEAFRTKFNFRIRPELEPARVPESIGGARGATW, from the coding sequence ATGACCAAATCGACAAGTCCCCGCCCGAAATCACTTGGGCTGGTGGCGGCGCTCAGCAAGCCTGAAGCCCATCAGCTAGCCGCGGACATTCGGGAACGACTCAAGTCGCTTGGGATAGCCGTCGTTCCGGAAGAGGAGCTTTCCCCCAACGCTGCCAAACAGGTCGACGCCATTCTGGTGCTCGGCGGAGACGGACTGATGATGCGCGCGGCCAAGGCGTATCCGAACACGCCGCTTCTCGGCATCAACTTTGGGAAAGTCGGCTTCCTGGCGAAAGTGGAACGAAGTGAATGGGAATCGGCTCTGGATGCGCTTGTCTCGGGCAGCTATACGGTCGAAGAAAGCTCGACGCTGAACGCAACGATCCAGGGTGCGCACGGAGTCGAAGACCAGGGCTGGGCTATCAACGATGTTGTCATTCGCAGCGGTGTGCGCATGATCGACATCGAGCTCTATGTCGACGGCTATTACGTCAATACGTTCCCGGGAGACGGCATCATTGTTGCGACTTCACGTGGGAGTACCGCCTATTGCATGGCGGCCGGCGGCCCGATTCTGACCGCGGGGGTCAAGGGCTTTGCGATCGTACCGATCTCATGCCACTCGCCCATCAGGACACCGATGGTGGTGGCGGAATCGGCCAAGATCGATCTGCTCTTCAAGTCGCGCTACGACGCGAGCATCATTCTGGATGGACGGGTCACCGGAGAACTGGCGCCAGATGACGTCGTACGGGTTCGCTGTGGCGAAAATCTCTGTCGCCTGATATCGGTCGGGGAAGCCGACTTCTACGAAGCCTTCCGCACCAAGTTCAATTTCCGCATCCGCCCCGAACTTGAACCCGCCCGGGTGCCCGAGTCGATCGGTGGCGCCCGCGGCGCCACGTGGTGA
- a CDS encoding zinc ribbon domain-containing protein, whose protein sequence is MEEIVARSVQVFLALAGGYLVVLWFALVVWTYRDIGSRSQSVVTQIFATLLSLLFFVPGALLYLLMRPRTTLDEAFQRSLEEEYLLQDIEETALCPSCQRHVSDDYILCPHCQASLKQPCTSCNQLIKIGWPVCPYCGSDQSELAISIRERVEPPDERYLERGSRTFRQVAAPTIREIPPPAPEPELELGYQAELAAVVTETETPPADAQSQEGEPIRLFDRKRTRARKQKATNGATATSDAAATSSEELKVTLDEAVVEDAAVISQFVASGNGSSNGAHDFQTVSGSAEVVEEVVEEEADKIESAKSSSSR, encoded by the coding sequence TTGGAAGAGATTGTAGCCAGGTCGGTACAGGTTTTCCTGGCCCTTGCAGGGGGATACCTGGTCGTCCTGTGGTTCGCCCTCGTGGTTTGGACCTACCGAGATATTGGATCGCGCAGCCAGAGCGTGGTTACGCAGATCTTCGCTACGCTGCTTTCGCTCCTGTTCTTCGTGCCGGGAGCGCTGCTCTATCTCCTCATGCGACCGCGAACTACACTCGACGAAGCGTTCCAGCGGTCGCTGGAAGAGGAGTACCTGCTGCAGGACATCGAGGAAACTGCTCTTTGCCCGTCGTGCCAACGGCATGTTTCCGACGACTACATTCTCTGTCCGCATTGTCAGGCGAGTCTCAAGCAGCCATGCACATCCTGCAATCAACTCATCAAGATTGGATGGCCCGTTTGCCCCTACTGCGGATCGGACCAGAGCGAACTGGCGATTTCGATTCGTGAGCGAGTGGAGCCGCCCGATGAGCGTTACCTGGAACGAGGGTCCCGCACCTTCCGCCAGGTGGCCGCGCCAACCATTCGTGAGATCCCGCCGCCAGCGCCCGAGCCAGAGCTCGAATTGGGATACCAGGCGGAGCTGGCTGCCGTCGTAACCGAAACCGAGACACCGCCGGCCGATGCCCAGTCGCAAGAGGGAGAACCGATCCGGCTGTTCGATCGAAAGCGAACCAGGGCGCGAAAACAGAAGGCCACGAATGGCGCGACAGCGACCTCTGATGCGGCCGCAACTTCATCCGAAGAGCTCAAGGTCACGCTGGATGAAGCGGTGGTCGAAGATGCCGCGGTGATCTCGCAGTTCGTGGCGAGTGGAAACGGCAGTTCGAACGGCGCGCACGACTTCCAGACGGTCAGCGGATCGGCTGAGGTCGTGGAAGAGGTTGTGGAAGAGGAAGCCGACAAGATCGAGTCGGCGAAATCATCTTCCAGTCGCTAG
- a CDS encoding cyclic-di-AMP receptor: MKLAVVQIKGSRADAVVQGLLQRGFAVDVVSEESFRGEQRRTSAFVPVQEGYIPDLLRFIEDQGLAVVRMTNPMLPLVDPGEYHVSSPVPSLDGGATVYILNLSRYERIR, encoded by the coding sequence ATGAAGCTGGCAGTGGTTCAAATCAAAGGCTCGCGGGCGGATGCGGTGGTGCAAGGACTCTTGCAACGTGGTTTCGCAGTGGATGTCGTGAGTGAGGAGTCCTTTCGGGGAGAGCAACGACGCACCTCGGCGTTCGTGCCCGTGCAGGAGGGGTATATTCCCGATTTGCTGCGATTCATCGAGGATCAGGGGCTTGCGGTAGTCCGTATGACAAACCCCATGCTACCGCTTGTCGATCCCGGCGAGTATCATGTCAGCAGCCCCGTACCGTCACTCGATGGCGGCGCAACCGTGTATATCCTCAATCTGAGCCGATACGAACGAATTCGATGA
- the tmk gene encoding dTMP kinase, producing the protein MRRGEFIAFEGIDGSGKSTQSRALAERIRGAGRTVVLTREPGGTPIGEAIRALLFDRELGEFEPRTEALLHSAARAQHVAQVIAPAIERGDVVITDRFIDSTLAYQGGGNGLSLVDLETIQAFAVQDTYPDLRILIDVPPETGLERRLADAAHVNRIDEAGLLYHSRVAETFRQLATVHAERWFVVDGSLPAPEITSLILDAVRNRFPLLSDI; encoded by the coding sequence GTGCGCCGCGGGGAGTTCATCGCATTCGAGGGCATCGATGGTTCGGGCAAGTCGACCCAGTCGCGGGCGCTTGCCGAACGAATCCGCGGGGCGGGGCGCACGGTCGTGCTGACGAGAGAACCCGGAGGCACACCAATCGGCGAAGCCATCCGGGCGCTCCTGTTCGACCGAGAGCTGGGTGAGTTCGAGCCACGCACGGAAGCGCTGCTGCATAGCGCTGCCAGAGCGCAGCACGTTGCCCAGGTCATCGCGCCAGCGATCGAGCGTGGTGATGTTGTGATCACCGACCGGTTCATCGACTCGACATTGGCGTATCAAGGGGGCGGCAACGGCCTCTCGCTGGTCGATCTCGAAACGATCCAGGCGTTCGCCGTGCAAGATACCTATCCGGACCTGCGCATCCTGATCGACGTTCCACCCGAAACAGGATTGGAACGGCGCCTGGCCGACGCGGCGCATGTCAATCGGATAGACGAAGCCGGTCTCTTGTACCATTCACGGGTTGCGGAGACCTTCCGGCAGCTTGCTACGGTCCATGCGGAACGCTGGTTTGTGGTCGACGGATCGCTCCCCGCGCCGGAAATCACGTCGCTCATTCTGGACGCGGTACGGAACCGGTTTCCCCTTCTGAGCGATATCTAG